Proteins found in one Balaenoptera musculus isolate JJ_BM4_2016_0621 chromosome 4, mBalMus1.pri.v3, whole genome shotgun sequence genomic segment:
- the THRB gene encoding thyroid hormone receptor beta isoform X2, protein MTPNSMTGYIPSYLDKDELCVVCGDKATGYHYRCITCEGCKGFFRRTIQKNLHPSYSCKYEGKCVIDKVTRNQCQECRFKKCIYVGMATDLVLDDSKRLAKRKLIEENREKRRREELQRSIGHKPEPTDQEWELIKTVTEAHVATNAQGSHWKQKRKFLPEDIGQAPIVNAPEGGKVDLEAFSHFTKIITPAITRVVDFAKKLPMFCELPCEDQIILLKGCCMEIMSLRAAVRYDPESETLTLNGEMAVTRGQLKNGGLGVVSDAIFDLGMSLSSFNLDDTEVALLQAVLLMSSDRPGLACVERIEKYQDSFLLAFEHYINYRKHHVTHFWPKLLMKVTDLRMIGACHASRFLHMKVECPTELFPPLFLEVFED, encoded by the exons gcTACATCCCCAGTTACTTAGACAAGGACGAGCTATGTGTCGTGTGTGGTGACAAAGCCACTGGCTACCACTACCGCTGCATCACGTGTGAAGGCTGCAAG ggTTTCTTTAGAAGAACCATTCAGAAAAATCTCCATCCATCCTATTCCTGTAAATATGAAGGAAAATGTGTCATAGACAAAGTTACAAGAAATCAGTGCCAGGAATGTCGCTTTAAAAAATGCATCTACGTTGGCATGGCAACAGATT tgGTCCTGGACGACAGCAAGCGTCTGGCCAAGAGGAAGCTGATTGAGGAGAACCGGGAGAAGAGGCGGCGGGAGGAGCTGCAGAGATCCATCGGTCACAAGCCCGAGCCCACCGACCAGGAGTGGGAGCTCATCAAGACCGTCACCGAGGCCCACGTGGCCACCAACGCCCAAGGCAGCCACTGGAAGCAGAAGCGGAAGTTCCTG CCAGAAGACATTGGACAAGCACCAATAGTAAACGCCCCAGAAGGTGGAAAGGTCGACTTGGAAGCCTTCAGCCATTTTACAAAAATCATCACACCAGCAATTACCAGAGTGGTGGATTTTGCCAAAAAGTTGCCTATGTTTTGTGAG CTGCCATGCGAAGACCAGATAATCCTCCTCAAAGGCTGCTGCATGGAGATCATGTCCCTTCGCGCTGCCGTGCGCTACGATCCAGAAAGTGAGACTTTAACCTTGAACGGGGAGATGGCGGTGACTCGGGGCCAGCTGAAAAACGGGGGTCTCGGGGTGGTGTCAGACGCCATCTTCGACCTGGGCATGTCGCTGTCTTCTTTCAACCTGGATGACACTGAAGTCGCTCTCCTTCAGGCCGTCCTGCTGATGTCTTCAG ACCGCCCAGGGCTCGCCTGTGttgagagaatagaaaaataccaAGATAGTTTCCTGCTGGCCTTTGAACACTATATCAATTACCGAAAACACCACGTGACTCACTTTTGGCCAAAACTCCTGATGAAGGTGACAGATCTGCGGATGATCGGAGCCTGCCATGCCAGCCGCTTTCTGCACATGAAGGTGGAATGCCCCACGGAACTCTTTCCCCCATTGTTCTTGGAAGTGTTTGAGGATTAG